CGGCCTGTGCGCGGATGAAGGGCGATTTGCGTGGACAGGCCCCGCGGCGCCTCTATGTTGGCCGCATGCAGCGCAAACCCGTCATCCGCTTCCTCGACCGCACCACTCCGCCCCATATCGCCACGCTCGTCATGATGGCGGCCCTGCCGGCGATCACGATCAACGTCTTCCTGCCTGCGCTGCCGGAAATGGCGCGTCATTTCGAGACCGAATACCGGGTGATGCAGCTTTCCGTGGCGGTGTTCCTCATCGTCAACGCCGCGCTGCAACTGGCGATCGGCCCGCTGTCGGACCGCTACGGCCGCCGCCCCGTGCTCCTCGTCGGCATCGTCACCTTCCTGGTCGCGACGCTCGGGGCGATCCATGCCCCCTCGGTCGGGCTTTTCCTCGCGATGCGCGCCGCCCAGGCGGGGATCGTCACCGGGCTGGTGCTCTCGCGCGCCATCGTGCGCGACATCGTCCCCGGCGAACAGGCCGCGAAGATGATCGCCTATGTCACCATGGGCATGTCGCTCGCGCCCATGGCCGCCCCCACGCTCGGCGGGCTCCTGACCGCCGCCTTCGGCTGGCAGAGCAACTTCTGGCTGCTGTTCGGCGCCGGCCTCGCGCTGCTCGCGCTCGTGTGGTTCGACACCGGGGAGACGGCACCGCGCGCGAACGGCTCCATGGGGGATGCGCTGCGCGGCTTCCCCACCCTGCTGCGCTCCCAGCGGTTTCTCGGCTACGCGATCTCGGCGGCGACCGCCTCCGGCGCCTATTTCGCCTTTCTCGGCGGCGCCCCCTTCGTCGGATCGGAAATCTTCGACCTCACCGAGGATCGCCTCGGCCTCTACATGGCCGCCCCGGCGCTTGGCTATTTCTTCGGCAATTTCCTCGCCGGGCGCTTCTCCGACCGGGTCGGCATGAACCGCATGATGCTGATCGGCGCGATCGTGAGCGCCGCCGGCATCTTCTGCTCGCTGCTCCTCTTCCTCGCCGGCGGCGCGACGGTGCAGAGCTTCTTCGCCTTCATCACCTTCGTCGGCCTCGGCAACGGGATGCAGCTTCCCAACGCGATCGCCGGCTCGCTCTCCGTGCGCCCCGGACTTTCGGGCACGGCCTCCGGGCTCGGCGGCGCCATGTATATCAGTGGCGGCGCCGCCCTCTCCGCCCTCGCCGGCTCCGTCCTCACCCCCGAGAGCGGCGCGACGCCGCTGCTCTACATCATGCTCGCCGCCGCCGTCTCCTCCGTCCTGGCCGCGATCTGGGTCATCCTGCGCGCGCGTCAGGTCGCCGCAGCCTGAGCCGCGCCGCCGGCCCATTCTCCGCTTGCGAAAACGGGTTTGCAGTGGCAAATCTTGCTTTGCAAACGAACACGGGGAAACGGGACATGGCCCAGCAGAAGCTCTACGCCGGCGCGAAACTGCGCGAGACGCGCACGCGGCTCGGCCTGACGCAGCGTGCCTTCGCGGAAAAGCTGGGCGTCTCCCTGCCCTATCTCAACCAGATGGAAAACAACAACCGCCCGGTCTCCACCGGCGTCGTGCTGGCGCTGGCACAGGAGTTCGGCTTCGACGTCACCGAGCTGAGCTCCGGCGATGCCGAACGGATGGTGACGGACATGCGCGAGGCGCTGGCCGATCCGGTCTTTGCCGACGGCGCGCCGCCGCTGGCCGACCTGCGCCTCGCCGCCTCCAACGCCCCGGCGCTCGCGCGCGCCTTCCTCGAACTGCACCGCGCCTACCGGCAGACCACGGAACGCCTCGCCTCCATCGACGAGGCGCTCGACCGCGAGGACAGCCCGGCGCGCCCCTCCCCCTGGGAAGAGGTGCGCGACTTCTTTCACTATTGCGACAATTACATCGACGCCGTCGACCGTGCGGCAGAGAATTTCTCCCAGCCCCACGGCCAGCCGCGCGACGTCGAGAAAGCCGCCGTCGAGGCGTTCGGCCGGCAGGGCATCACCCTGCGCGCCGGAAAGGGCAGCCTGCGCAGCTTCGACCCGGAAAGCCGGGAGTTGACGATTTCCCACCGCGCCGCCTCCGCCACGCGGCGCTTCCAGATCCTGCACCAGCTCGCGCTGCTCACCCAGGGCAAGCTGCTCGACGCGACACTCGACCTCGCGCGGTTCCAGTCCGAGGAGGCGCGCCAGATCGCGCGGATCGGGCTGGCGAACTATTTCGCCGGTGCGGCGCTCCTGCCCTATACCGCCTTCCTCGCCGCCGCGCAGGAAACCCGCCACGACCTCGAGATGCTGGCCGAACGGTTCGGCGCGTCGATCGAACAGGTGGCGCACCGGCTCTCCACGCTCCAGCGGCCGGGCGCAAAGGGCATTCCCTTCTATTTCGTGCGCGTCGACCAGGCCGGCACGATCACCAAGCGCCACTCCGCCACCCGCCTCCAGTTCGCCCGCTACGGCGGCGCCTGCCCGCTCTGGAACGTGCACCAGGCCTTCGAGCGGCCGGGGCATTTCCTGCGCCAGCTCTGCGAGACGCCCGACGGGGTCCGCTACCTGTCGATTTCGCGCGACGTGTCGAAACCCGGCGGCGCCTTCCACGCGCCGGTGCGGCGCTATGCCATCGGGCTCGGCTGCGAGGTGACCCACGCCTCCGAGCTCGTCTATGCCGACGATCTCGACGTGACCCAGCCCGCCGCCTTCGAACCGATCGGCATCTCCTGCCGGATCTGCGAACGGCGCGACTGTCATCAACGCTCCATCCCGCCGCTCGAACGCCGGCTCACCATCGACCCGAACAGCCGGGGCATCCTGCCCTACCGGATCGACTGATCCCGTCGCGGCATGGGCGCCGCGCGCAAGGCGCATCTGATGTCTTCTGATGTCTTCAGGAAAAAAATGGCGCGGTTGACGGGGCTCGAACCCGCGACCCCCGGCGTGACAGGCCGGTACTCTAACCAACTGAGCTACAACCGCGCAGGGCCTTCGAAAGGCGTCCCCTTCCGGG
The nucleotide sequence above comes from Celeribacter indicus. Encoded proteins:
- a CDS encoding multidrug effflux MFS transporter, whose protein sequence is MQRKPVIRFLDRTTPPHIATLVMMAALPAITINVFLPALPEMARHFETEYRVMQLSVAVFLIVNAALQLAIGPLSDRYGRRPVLLVGIVTFLVATLGAIHAPSVGLFLAMRAAQAGIVTGLVLSRAIVRDIVPGEQAAKMIAYVTMGMSLAPMAAPTLGGLLTAAFGWQSNFWLLFGAGLALLALVWFDTGETAPRANGSMGDALRGFPTLLRSQRFLGYAISAATASGAYFAFLGGAPFVGSEIFDLTEDRLGLYMAAPALGYFFGNFLAGRFSDRVGMNRMMLIGAIVSAAGIFCSLLLFLAGGATVQSFFAFITFVGLGNGMQLPNAIAGSLSVRPGLSGTASGLGGAMYISGGAALSALAGSVLTPESGATPLLYIMLAAAVSSVLAAIWVILRARQVAAA
- a CDS encoding helix-turn-helix domain-containing protein, producing the protein MAQQKLYAGAKLRETRTRLGLTQRAFAEKLGVSLPYLNQMENNNRPVSTGVVLALAQEFGFDVTELSSGDAERMVTDMREALADPVFADGAPPLADLRLAASNAPALARAFLELHRAYRQTTERLASIDEALDREDSPARPSPWEEVRDFFHYCDNYIDAVDRAAENFSQPHGQPRDVEKAAVEAFGRQGITLRAGKGSLRSFDPESRELTISHRAASATRRFQILHQLALLTQGKLLDATLDLARFQSEEARQIARIGLANYFAGAALLPYTAFLAAAQETRHDLEMLAERFGASIEQVAHRLSTLQRPGAKGIPFYFVRVDQAGTITKRHSATRLQFARYGGACPLWNVHQAFERPGHFLRQLCETPDGVRYLSISRDVSKPGGAFHAPVRRYAIGLGCEVTHASELVYADDLDVTQPAAFEPIGISCRICERRDCHQRSIPPLERRLTIDPNSRGILPYRID